One Pseudonocardia sediminis DNA window includes the following coding sequences:
- a CDS encoding ArsA family ATPase, whose amino-acid sequence MRVVLFTGKGGVGKTTLAAATAAQVAASGRTALVVSTDPAHSLGDALDVELGAEPTQIEGPLHAAHIDARALLEGAWGDLQDHLRTMLAGAGVDELVADELTVLPGVEDLLALAEVQRLADSGEYDVLVVDCGPTAETLRLLTLPEALSGYLERLFPAHRRAVRGLVANLAGTRGDGSGWERTVEALGELAERLAGLRAMLADRSRTSIRLVLTPERVVAAETRRTLTALALHELRVDALVANRVMPAPPPSLRGPAARWLRERHQEQSAVLDDLAGLGAGIPVHAVRYTAAEPTGVASLRELAESLYGDDDPLPPPVEGEERPLLELRRTAGHGVSKDTEFELVVALPGSEDAPLDLARVGDELAIGLGMTRRVIVLPSVLRRCEAVDAQLEGSGADAHLTVTFRPDPGTWMT is encoded by the coding sequence GTGCGTGTGGTGCTGTTCACCGGCAAGGGCGGGGTCGGCAAGACGACCCTGGCCGCCGCGACCGCCGCGCAGGTGGCCGCCTCCGGCCGGACCGCGCTGGTCGTGTCCACCGACCCGGCGCACTCCCTCGGTGACGCCCTCGACGTCGAGCTCGGGGCCGAGCCGACGCAGATCGAGGGCCCTCTCCACGCCGCGCACATCGACGCCCGCGCCCTGCTCGAGGGCGCCTGGGGCGACCTGCAGGACCACCTGCGCACGATGCTCGCCGGCGCCGGGGTCGACGAGCTGGTCGCCGACGAGCTGACCGTCCTGCCCGGCGTCGAGGACCTGCTGGCGCTGGCCGAGGTGCAGCGCCTGGCCGACTCCGGCGAGTACGACGTCCTCGTCGTCGACTGCGGCCCGACCGCGGAGACGCTGCGGCTGCTCACCCTGCCCGAGGCGCTGTCGGGCTACCTGGAACGGCTGTTCCCGGCGCACCGCCGGGCCGTGCGAGGCCTGGTCGCGAACCTGGCCGGCACCCGCGGCGACGGCAGCGGCTGGGAGCGCACGGTCGAGGCCCTCGGGGAGCTGGCCGAGCGCCTTGCCGGGCTGCGCGCGATGCTCGCCGACCGCTCCCGGACCAGCATCCGGCTGGTGCTGACCCCGGAGCGGGTGGTGGCCGCCGAGACCCGCCGCACGCTGACCGCGCTGGCCCTGCACGAGCTGCGGGTGGACGCGCTGGTGGCGAACCGGGTGATGCCCGCGCCACCGCCGTCGCTGCGCGGACCGGCCGCGCGCTGGCTGCGCGAGCGTCACCAGGAACAGTCCGCGGTGCTCGACGACCTGGCCGGCCTCGGCGCGGGGATCCCGGTGCACGCGGTGCGCTACACCGCGGCCGAGCCGACCGGTGTCGCCTCGCTGCGCGAGCTGGCGGAGTCGCTCTACGGGGACGACGACCCGCTTCCGCCCCCGGTCGAGGGCGAGGAGCGGCCGCTGCTGGAGCTGCGCCGCACGGCCGGGCACGGGGTGTCGAAGGACACCGAGTTCGAGCTGGTGGTGGCGCTGCCCGGGTCCGAGGACGCGCCCCTGGACCTGGCCCGGGTGGGCGACGAGCTCGCGATCGGGCTCGGCATGACCCGGCGGGTGATCGTCCTGCCGTCGGTGCTGCGCCGCTGCGAGGCGGTCGACGCCCAGCTGGAGGGCTCCGGTGCGGACGCGCACCTGACGGTGACGTTCCGGCCCGACCCGGGGACGTGGATGACGTGA
- a CDS encoding polyketide cyclase / dehydrase and lipid transport produces MPSIDVVDETFLAVPPERVATEFADPALWRHLWPDLDLEVMTDRGVQGIRWTVTGALVGSMEVWLERVLDGTVLHYFLRAEPAAEPVGKAGARAARRDRARTVARQRDAKAVAFGLKRRLEQGRPAGVPPG; encoded by the coding sequence GTGCCCTCGATCGACGTCGTGGACGAGACGTTCCTCGCCGTGCCCCCCGAGCGGGTCGCGACGGAGTTCGCCGACCCCGCACTGTGGCGTCACCTCTGGCCGGACCTCGACCTGGAGGTGATGACCGACCGTGGCGTGCAGGGGATCCGCTGGACGGTGACCGGCGCCCTGGTCGGCAGCATGGAGGTCTGGCTGGAGCGGGTCCTCGACGGCACGGTTCTGCACTACTTCCTGCGCGCCGAGCCCGCCGCGGAACCGGTGGGGAAGGCCGGTGCCCGGGCCGCGCGCCGGGACCGGGCACGGACGGTGGCCCGCCAGCGGGACGCGAAGGCCGTGGCGTTCGGGCTCAAGCGCCGCCTGGAGCAGGGCCGCCCCGCCGGGGTCCCGCCCGGGTAG
- a CDS encoding glycosyltransferase family 4 protein: MARTLLVTNDFPPRAGGIQNYLHSLADALPAGELVVYAPSWRGADGFDAALRHPVHRHPTSLMLPGPDVACRAVALAREYEASTVWFGAAAPLALLGPVLRRRAGIDRVVASTHGHEVGWSMLPGARQALRRIGDDADVVTVVSRYTRSRFAAAFGPRAALEHLPPGVDTSVFAPDPAARARLRERYGLGDAPVVTCVSRLVPRKGQDMLVSVLDRVRARVPGTRLLLVGGGPYRERLTRLAHEHGVADHVVFTGGVPSDELAAHHAVGDVFALPCRTRGGGLDVEGLGIVLLEAAACGLPVVAGDSGGAPETVAEGETGFVVGGRDRDALADRLVTLLRDPDRARRMGAAGRERIVRDWSGPTQAERLRGFLGGETARRP; this comes from the coding sequence GTGGCCCGCACGCTCCTGGTGACGAACGACTTCCCGCCGCGTGCCGGAGGGATCCAGAACTACCTGCACTCCCTGGCCGACGCGCTGCCCGCCGGCGAGCTCGTCGTCTACGCCCCCTCCTGGCGCGGCGCGGACGGGTTCGACGCCGCCCTGCGCCACCCGGTGCACCGCCACCCGACGTCGCTGATGCTCCCCGGCCCCGACGTGGCCTGTCGCGCCGTCGCGCTGGCCCGCGAGTACGAGGCGTCGACCGTCTGGTTCGGCGCCGCGGCGCCGCTGGCGCTGCTCGGGCCGGTGCTGCGCCGCCGCGCCGGGATCGACCGGGTCGTGGCCAGCACGCACGGGCACGAGGTGGGCTGGTCGATGCTCCCCGGTGCCCGCCAGGCGCTGCGGCGCATCGGTGACGACGCCGACGTCGTCACCGTCGTCTCCCGCTACACCCGGTCCCGGTTCGCCGCCGCCTTCGGCCCGCGCGCCGCGCTGGAGCACCTGCCCCCGGGCGTCGACACGTCGGTGTTCGCCCCGGACCCGGCCGCGCGGGCACGGCTGCGCGAGCGCTACGGACTCGGGGACGCGCCGGTGGTCACCTGCGTGTCCCGGCTGGTCCCGCGCAAGGGCCAGGACATGCTGGTCTCGGTTCTGGACCGGGTCCGCGCCCGGGTGCCCGGCACCCGCCTGCTGCTGGTCGGCGGTGGGCCGTACCGGGAGCGGCTGACCCGCCTCGCGCACGAGCACGGCGTCGCCGACCACGTGGTGTTCACCGGCGGGGTGCCCTCGGACGAGCTGGCCGCCCACCACGCCGTGGGTGACGTGTTCGCGCTGCCCTGCCGGACCCGCGGCGGCGGCCTCGACGTCGAGGGACTGGGCATCGTGCTGCTCGAGGCCGCCGCGTGCGGGCTGCCGGTGGTGGCGGGGGACTCCGGGGGCGCGCCGGAGACCGTCGCCGAGGGCGAGACGGGGTTCGTGGTCGGCGGCCGCGACCGCGACGCCCTGGCCGACCGGCTGGTCACGCTGCTGCGCGACCCGGACCGGGCCCGGCGGATGGGCGCGGCCGGCCGCGAGCGGATCGTGCGGGACTGGAGCGGCCCGACCCAGGCCGAGCGGCTCCGGGGGTTCCTGGGCGGCGAGACCGCGCGGCGGCCGTAG
- a CDS encoding metallophosphoesterase family protein, giving the protein MRVHVVSDVHGNTAALARAADGADGLIVLGDLLEFVDYHRPERGIMGRLLGAEVSAAFGRFRANSDRAGMLDLLGRSWARFDDPRAVVSEAVGEHYDEIFGVLEKLDVPVWAIPGNVDMPELWPRTSGGVHAVDGTVVSIGGVRVGFAGGVPLPPAVDPRRSGPWQPYFLTSERFEADLAGLGPFDVLCTHAPPQVPDLTYDVVARRSEASSPALVERIRAEQPTHALFGHVHQPLSARTRLGRTECVNVGHFRHTERPYVLRF; this is encoded by the coding sequence ATGCGCGTCCACGTCGTCTCCGACGTCCACGGGAACACCGCGGCACTCGCCCGGGCCGCGGACGGCGCCGACGGGCTCATCGTCCTCGGTGACCTGCTGGAGTTCGTGGACTACCACCGTCCCGAGCGCGGGATCATGGGCCGTCTGCTCGGCGCCGAGGTCAGCGCGGCGTTCGGGCGCTTCCGCGCGAACAGCGACCGGGCCGGGATGCTCGACCTGCTCGGCCGCAGCTGGGCGCGGTTCGACGACCCGCGGGCCGTCGTCTCCGAGGCCGTCGGCGAGCACTACGACGAGATATTCGGGGTGCTGGAGAAGCTGGACGTGCCGGTCTGGGCGATCCCCGGCAACGTCGACATGCCCGAGCTGTGGCCGCGGACCTCGGGAGGGGTGCACGCCGTCGACGGGACGGTGGTGTCGATCGGCGGGGTCCGCGTCGGCTTCGCCGGGGGAGTCCCGCTGCCGCCGGCGGTCGACCCGCGCCGTTCCGGGCCCTGGCAGCCCTACTTCCTGACCTCGGAACGGTTCGAGGCCGACCTGGCCGGGCTCGGCCCGTTCGACGTGCTGTGCACCCACGCCCCGCCGCAGGTGCCCGACCTGACCTACGACGTCGTCGCCCGGCGGTCCGAGGCCTCCAGCCCGGCACTCGTCGAGAGGATCCGCGCCGAGCAGCCCACGCACGCGCTGTTCGGGCACGTGCACCAGCCCCTGTCCGCACGGACGCGGCTGGGGCGCACCGAGTGCGTCAACGTCGGCCACTTCCGCCACACCGAACGGCCTTACGTCCTGCGGTTCTAG
- a CDS encoding ROK family glucokinase, producing the protein MTPPSTLTVGVDVGGTSVRAGVVDENGEVLDTARAPTPRTDDALEEAIASAVDELRTRHRVDAVGLALAGFVDAPRGLVRYAPHLSWRDAPVAERVSARLGLPVVVEHDANAAALAERRYGAAAGSSVCVLIALGTGIGGALLLDGTLFRGAHGVAPELGHLRVVPEGRSCPCGKRGCWERYCSGTALAATALEMISAGSTPSMLARESAQDPGRVTGQRVAAAAREGDPLARRAVQDMGRWLGEGLALVADVFDPDLVIVGGGVSASAPLFLDEAREHYARVVTGSGNRPLARIRTAQLGAASAVVGAATLARESVLA; encoded by the coding sequence GTGACCCCGCCCTCCACGCTGACGGTCGGGGTCGACGTCGGCGGCACGAGCGTGCGCGCCGGGGTCGTCGACGAGAACGGCGAGGTCCTCGACACCGCCCGCGCCCCCACCCCGCGCACCGACGACGCGCTCGAGGAGGCGATCGCCTCCGCCGTCGACGAGCTGCGCACCCGGCACCGGGTCGACGCGGTCGGGCTGGCGCTGGCCGGTTTCGTCGACGCCCCGCGCGGCCTCGTCCGCTACGCCCCGCACCTGTCCTGGCGCGACGCCCCGGTCGCCGAGCGGGTCTCCGCCCGGCTGGGTCTGCCGGTAGTCGTCGAGCACGACGCCAACGCCGCCGCGCTCGCCGAGCGCCGCTACGGCGCCGCCGCCGGGTCGTCGGTGTGCGTGCTGATCGCGCTGGGCACCGGCATCGGTGGCGCGCTGCTGCTGGACGGGACGTTGTTCCGCGGTGCGCACGGTGTCGCACCGGAGCTGGGGCACCTGCGGGTGGTGCCGGAGGGCAGGTCCTGCCCGTGCGGCAAGCGCGGCTGCTGGGAGCGCTACTGCAGTGGGACGGCCCTGGCCGCCACCGCCCTGGAGATGATCTCCGCGGGGTCGACGCCGTCGATGCTGGCGCGCGAGTCCGCGCAGGACCCCGGACGGGTCACCGGTCAGCGCGTGGCGGCCGCGGCGCGGGAGGGCGACCCGCTGGCCCGCCGCGCCGTGCAGGACATGGGCCGCTGGCTGGGGGAGGGCCTCGCCCTGGTCGCGGACGTGTTCGACCCGGATCTGGTGATCGTCGGCGGTGGGGTGTCGGCGTCGGCGCCCCTGTTCCTCGACGAGGCGCGTGAGCACTACGCACGGGTCGTGACCGGCTCCGGCAACCGGCCCCTGGCCCGCATCCGCACGGCACAGCTCGGCGCCGCCTCGGCCGTGGTCGGGGCGGCCACCCTGGCCCGCGAGAGTGTCCTGGCCTGA
- a CDS encoding Lrp/AsnC family transcriptional regulator has translation MITAIVLVHTAVDRIPETAQAIADLDGVTEVYSCAGDVDLVAIVKVREHEQLAEVIAGQLSKIEGVRSTDTHIAFRSYSRADTDAAFSIGLD, from the coding sequence ATGATCACCGCGATCGTCCTGGTGCACACCGCCGTCGACCGGATCCCGGAGACCGCGCAGGCGATCGCCGACCTGGACGGCGTCACCGAGGTCTACTCCTGCGCCGGCGACGTGGACCTGGTCGCGATCGTCAAGGTCCGCGAGCACGAGCAGCTCGCCGAGGTCATCGCCGGGCAGCTCAGCAAGATCGAGGGCGTGCGGAGCACCGACACCCACATCGCGTTCCGCTCGTACTCCCGCGCCGACACCGACGCGGCGTTCTCGATCGGGCTCGACTGA
- a CDS encoding NYN domain-containing protein encodes MYPDGTRGPEQPGHAVVPGDGALSGDGEPEAAGPRSTEPAPVDATSGEPALTEPALTEPAPTDSAPTEPGEPSIAELWSRLPDPLRGRLAEIAAAAVGGMPAAEVPQPLRRFARFTPAKRARLAGPVLCAELEGSAPFRTAVLAWWSEHRPGELETRADDRLNAAAAALLTAHPSTAQLVAAAERHGELGEVRAERDEALSRVDKLTVEMERLRGELTEAREQARTAAQHRDTEYQQLRRRVSEQGSRLRTATDTCAELEHTVAQLRSGVDQRLDEAVAERDRERERADSERRRAERAAREVAAARQAAREARQGDEVRLGLLLDTLGGAVNGLRRELSLGGGGPRPADTVAGTRSGAVGGDSGGAPVDDLAALDAMLGLPALHLVVDGYNVSKTGYPDLTLADQRTRLTRQLAALGSRTGIEVTVVFDGAAVTAAPLRGTRGVRVLFSDPGVLADDVVRDLVAAEPRGRPLLVATSDREVVTSVRRRGAHTVPSAVLLQRLHG; translated from the coding sequence ATGTACCCCGACGGCACGCGCGGACCGGAGCAGCCCGGTCACGCCGTGGTGCCCGGGGACGGGGCGCTGTCCGGGGACGGGGAGCCGGAAGCCGCCGGACCGCGATCCACCGAGCCGGCCCCCGTGGACGCGACGTCCGGTGAGCCGGCGCTCACCGAGCCGGCTCTCACCGAGCCGGCGCCCACGGACTCGGCGCCCACTGAGCCGGGCGAACCGTCGATCGCCGAGCTGTGGTCGCGCCTGCCCGATCCGTTGCGGGGCCGTCTCGCCGAGATCGCGGCGGCCGCGGTCGGGGGGATGCCCGCGGCCGAGGTCCCGCAGCCGTTGCGGCGCTTCGCGCGGTTCACCCCGGCCAAGCGGGCCCGTCTGGCCGGGCCGGTGCTGTGCGCCGAGCTGGAGGGCAGCGCGCCGTTCCGGACGGCCGTCCTCGCCTGGTGGTCCGAGCACCGGCCGGGTGAGCTCGAGACCCGTGCCGACGACCGCCTGAACGCGGCCGCGGCGGCCCTGCTCACCGCGCACCCGTCGACGGCGCAGCTGGTGGCCGCGGCGGAGCGGCACGGCGAGCTGGGCGAGGTGCGCGCCGAACGCGACGAGGCGCTCTCCCGGGTGGACAAGCTGACCGTGGAGATGGAGCGGCTGCGCGGTGAGCTGACCGAGGCGCGCGAACAGGCCCGGACGGCCGCCCAGCACCGCGACACCGAGTACCAGCAGCTGCGCCGCCGGGTCAGCGAGCAGGGCAGCCGGCTGCGGACCGCGACCGACACCTGCGCCGAGCTGGAGCACACGGTCGCGCAGCTGCGTTCCGGGGTGGACCAGCGTCTCGACGAGGCGGTGGCCGAGCGCGACCGCGAGCGCGAGCGCGCCGACTCCGAGCGCAGGCGCGCCGAACGCGCGGCCCGTGAGGTCGCCGCGGCCCGCCAGGCCGCACGCGAGGCACGACAGGGCGACGAGGTGCGCCTCGGACTGCTGCTCGACACCCTCGGCGGGGCGGTCAACGGGCTGCGCCGCGAGCTGTCTCTGGGCGGGGGCGGACCGCGACCGGCCGACACCGTCGCCGGTACCCGCAGCGGCGCCGTCGGGGGCGACTCCGGGGGAGCCCCGGTGGACGACCTCGCCGCGCTCGACGCGATGCTCGGGCTGCCGGCTCTGCACCTGGTCGTCGACGGCTACAACGTGAGCAAGACCGGCTACCCGGACCTGACCCTGGCCGACCAGCGCACCCGTCTGACACGTCAGCTGGCCGCGCTCGGCTCCCGGACCGGTATCGAGGTCACCGTGGTGTTCGACGGGGCCGCGGTGACCGCGGCGCCGCTGCGCGGCACCCGCGGGGTCCGGGTGCTGTTCAGCGACCCCGGGGTCCTGGCCGACGACGTCGTCCGCGACCTGGTCGCCGCCGAGCCGCGCGGTCGTCCGCTGCTGGTCGCGACGTCGGATCGTGAGGTGGTCACCTCGGTCCGCCGCCGCGGCGCGCACACCGTGCCCTCGGCGGTCCTGCTCCAGCGCCTGCACGGCTGA
- a CDS encoding SRPBCC family protein → MADATTSSITISAPPETVMAVIADFESYPEWADQINAVEVVDPGSDGRAGQVRFTMDAGVIKDTYTLDYDWAADDRSVSWSLVKGQIQKVQDGTYELVGDAASTTVTYRLSVEVNVPMIGMLRRKAEKVIIDTALKGLKRRVEKG, encoded by the coding sequence ATGGCCGACGCGACGACCTCCTCCATCACCATCAGCGCGCCGCCGGAGACGGTCATGGCGGTGATCGCGGACTTCGAGTCCTACCCCGAGTGGGCCGACCAGATCAACGCGGTCGAGGTCGTCGACCCCGGTAGCGACGGACGGGCCGGGCAGGTCCGGTTCACGATGGACGCCGGCGTCATCAAGGACACCTACACGCTGGACTACGACTGGGCCGCCGACGACCGCTCGGTGAGCTGGTCGCTGGTGAAGGGTCAGATCCAGAAGGTCCAGGACGGCACCTACGAGCTGGTCGGCGACGCGGCCTCCACCACGGTCACCTACCGCCTCTCGGTCGAGGTGAACGTGCCGATGATCGGGATGTTGCGGCGCAAGGCCGAGAAGGTGATCATCGACACCGCGTTGAAGGGGCTCAAGCGCCGCGTCGAGAAGGGCTGA
- a CDS encoding DEDD exonuclease domain-containing protein, producing MPARLPDGPAPQLSFDELGTPLREVTFVVLDLETTGGSSRQHAITEVGAVKVRGGERIGELGTLVDPGIAIPPDIARLTGITTSMVGGAPPLPVVLPSVLEFLSGSVLVAHNAPFDAGFLRAACEQLGQAWPRPPVLCTARLARAVLPRTECPSVRLGALAAHFGCTTEPNHRALTDARATVEVLHHLLERIGNLGVQSLEELLALAKTASAHRPTQRQRQQRHLARDVPSAPGVYLFRGTGDEVLYVGTSGDLHRRVRSYFTAGERRRRIRDMVAQAERVDTVVCAHALEAGVRELRLISAHRPRYNRRSRNPGRVWWVAPTAEAFPRLSIVATPREGALGPFGSQRVASDAVDVLLDAVPLRRCSQRIPARNPTASPCALHELGHCAAPCAGHQAVEEYAPAVHAWHDLVSGADDAPLHTLAATVAERSADERYESAARARDRLAGLVGGLDRAQTLATFAALEEVVGARPDGRGGWELAVVRFGRLAGAGVAPRGVRPMPVVESLCASAQTVLPGPGPLRGAPPEEVRLVYRWLTTGGTRLVRCDPSWSEPAHGAGSWREWAERARAAAGTDGAAAPSEQSLGRA from the coding sequence GTGCCCGCACGACTGCCCGACGGACCCGCTCCCCAACTGTCGTTCGACGAGCTCGGCACCCCTTTACGGGAGGTGACGTTCGTCGTCCTGGACCTGGAGACCACCGGCGGCAGCAGCCGTCAGCACGCGATCACCGAGGTGGGGGCGGTGAAGGTGCGCGGCGGCGAGCGCATCGGCGAGCTCGGCACGCTGGTCGACCCGGGCATCGCGATCCCGCCCGACATCGCCCGGCTGACCGGGATCACCACCTCGATGGTCGGCGGCGCTCCCCCGCTGCCGGTCGTGCTGCCCTCGGTCCTGGAGTTCCTGTCCGGCTCGGTGCTGGTCGCGCACAACGCACCGTTCGACGCCGGGTTCCTGCGTGCCGCCTGCGAGCAGCTCGGCCAGGCGTGGCCGCGGCCCCCGGTGCTGTGCACGGCCCGGCTGGCCCGCGCGGTACTCCCCCGCACCGAGTGCCCGAGCGTCCGGCTGGGCGCGCTGGCCGCGCACTTCGGCTGCACCACCGAGCCGAACCACCGCGCGCTGACCGACGCCCGCGCCACCGTCGAGGTGCTGCACCACCTGCTCGAACGGATCGGCAACCTGGGTGTGCAGAGCCTGGAGGAGCTGCTCGCCCTGGCCAAGACGGCGTCGGCACACCGGCCGACCCAGCGCCAGCGCCAGCAGCGCCACCTGGCCCGCGACGTGCCGTCCGCGCCGGGGGTCTACCTGTTCCGCGGGACCGGCGACGAGGTGCTCTACGTCGGCACGAGCGGTGACCTGCACCGCCGCGTCCGCAGCTACTTCACCGCCGGGGAACGACGGCGGCGGATCCGGGACATGGTCGCGCAGGCGGAGCGGGTGGACACCGTGGTCTGCGCGCACGCCCTGGAGGCGGGCGTGCGGGAGCTGCGGCTGATCTCCGCGCACCGCCCCCGCTACAACCGCCGCTCGCGCAACCCGGGCCGGGTCTGGTGGGTGGCCCCGACCGCCGAGGCGTTCCCCCGGCTCTCGATCGTGGCCACCCCGCGCGAGGGCGCGCTGGGCCCGTTCGGCTCGCAGCGCGTCGCGAGCGACGCGGTGGACGTGCTGCTCGACGCCGTCCCGCTGCGCCGCTGCTCGCAGCGGATCCCGGCGCGGAACCCGACCGCGTCGCCGTGCGCGCTGCACGAGCTGGGCCACTGCGCCGCGCCGTGCGCCGGGCACCAGGCCGTCGAGGAGTACGCGCCGGCGGTGCACGCCTGGCACGACCTGGTCTCCGGCGCCGACGACGCCCCGCTGCACACGCTGGCCGCCACGGTGGCCGAGCGGTCGGCCGACGAGCGCTACGAGAGCGCCGCACGGGCCCGGGACCGGCTGGCCGGGCTGGTCGGTGGCCTGGACCGGGCCCAGACCCTGGCGACGTTCGCGGCGCTGGAGGAGGTCGTCGGCGCCCGTCCGGACGGTCGCGGCGGCTGGGAGCTGGCCGTGGTGCGGTTCGGCCGCCTGGCCGGCGCCGGGGTCGCCCCGCGCGGGGTGCGCCCGATGCCGGTGGTGGAGTCCCTGTGCGCGAGCGCGCAGACCGTGCTGCCCGGTCCGGGCCCGCTGCGCGGCGCGCCGCCGGAGGAGGTGCGGCTGGTCTACCGCTGGCTCACCACCGGCGGCACCCGGCTGGTGCGGTGCGACCCGTCGTGGTCCGAGCCGGCCCACGGCGCCGGGAGCTGGCGGGAGTGGGCGGAGAGGGCCCGCGCGGCGGCGGGCACGGACGGGGCGGCGGCGCCGTCGGAGCAGTCCCTGGGACGGGCCTGA
- a CDS encoding AMP-dependent synthetase/ligase produces MREYSVPAVVSVGAEDNLAAAVFDNASAHPDVTLFRRRDASGGWSEVSAAEFATQVVNVARGLVAAGVQAGDRVALLSRTRFEWTLFDYAILAAGAVTVPIYETSSPDQIAWIVSDSGAVGIVVETDEHVASVDKVRDQLDGLRTVWQIEASGASPDAPGAVEQLTGLGSNISEEEVHARRNAVAADDLATLIYTSGTTGRPKGCELTHRNLVTECRTVGRIFPELLSEDGSVLLFLPLAHVFGKAIQCAAMINRTVIGHSPDVKNLLPDLGEFQPTFLLAVPRVFEKVYNGARLKAHGEGKGKIFDAAADTAIAYSRALDSGGANLLLKARHALFDKLVYGKLRAAVGGKVVAAVSGSAPLGDRLGHFFRGIGLPVLEGYGLTETSAGITINTLDAQRVGSVGRPFPGTAVRIADDGEILLSGDIVFRGYWHNEKATGEAITDGWFHSGDIGELDDAGFLKITGRKKELIVTAGGKNVAPAVLEDRLRAHPLVGQCIVIGDQKPFIAALVTIDPEALPGWRERNGKPVGEASSAADLIDDPELRGEIAAAVEEANQAVSRAEQIRKFRILPGDFTEAGGEITPTLKVKRNVVVDKYSDDIEAIYDNASQKG; encoded by the coding sequence GTGCGTGAGTACTCCGTGCCCGCTGTGGTGTCCGTGGGCGCCGAGGACAACCTCGCCGCCGCGGTCTTCGACAATGCGAGCGCCCACCCCGATGTGACGCTGTTCCGCCGCCGTGACGCCTCCGGTGGCTGGTCCGAGGTGTCCGCCGCCGAGTTCGCGACCCAGGTCGTGAACGTGGCCCGCGGCCTCGTCGCCGCCGGCGTGCAGGCCGGCGACCGGGTCGCGCTGCTGTCGAGGACGCGCTTCGAGTGGACCCTGTTCGACTACGCGATCCTCGCCGCCGGCGCGGTGACCGTGCCGATCTACGAGACCTCGTCCCCGGACCAGATCGCCTGGATCGTCTCCGACTCCGGCGCCGTCGGGATCGTGGTCGAGACCGACGAGCACGTCGCCTCGGTGGACAAGGTGCGCGACCAGCTCGACGGGCTGCGCACGGTCTGGCAGATCGAGGCCTCCGGCGCCTCCCCCGACGCGCCGGGTGCGGTCGAGCAGCTGACCGGGCTGGGCTCGAACATCTCCGAGGAGGAGGTGCACGCCCGCCGCAACGCCGTCGCTGCCGACGACCTCGCCACGCTGATCTACACCTCCGGCACCACCGGGCGTCCCAAGGGTTGCGAGCTCACCCACCGCAACCTGGTCACCGAGTGCCGCACGGTCGGGCGGATCTTCCCCGAGCTGCTCTCCGAGGACGGCTCGGTGCTGCTGTTCCTGCCGCTCGCGCACGTGTTCGGCAAGGCCATCCAGTGCGCGGCGATGATCAACCGGACGGTCATCGGCCACTCCCCCGACGTCAAGAACCTCCTGCCCGACCTGGGCGAGTTCCAGCCGACGTTCCTGCTCGCGGTCCCCCGCGTGTTCGAGAAGGTCTACAACGGCGCGCGCCTCAAGGCCCACGGCGAGGGCAAGGGCAAGATCTTCGACGCGGCCGCGGACACCGCGATCGCCTACAGCCGCGCCCTCGACTCGGGCGGGGCGAACCTGCTGCTCAAGGCCCGGCACGCGCTGTTCGACAAGCTCGTCTACGGCAAGCTGCGCGCGGCCGTCGGCGGCAAGGTCGTCGCCGCGGTGTCCGGCAGCGCCCCGCTGGGCGACCGTCTCGGGCACTTCTTCCGCGGCATCGGCCTGCCGGTGCTCGAGGGCTACGGCCTCACCGAGACCTCGGCCGGGATCACGATCAACACCCTCGACGCCCAGCGCGTCGGCTCGGTCGGGCGCCCCTTCCCGGGCACGGCGGTGCGGATCGCCGACGACGGCGAGATCCTGCTGTCGGGCGACATCGTCTTCCGCGGCTACTGGCACAACGAGAAGGCCACCGGTGAGGCGATCACCGACGGCTGGTTCCACTCCGGCGACATCGGCGAGCTCGACGACGCCGGCTTCCTCAAGATCACTGGCCGGAAGAAGGAGCTGATCGTCACCGCCGGCGGCAAGAACGTCGCCCCGGCCGTGCTGGAGGACCGGCTGCGCGCCCACCCGCTGGTCGGGCAGTGCATCGTCATCGGCGACCAGAAGCCGTTCATCGCGGCCCTGGTCACGATCGACCCGGAGGCCCTGCCGGGCTGGCGCGAGCGCAACGGCAAGCCGGTCGGCGAGGCGAGCTCGGCGGCGGACCTGATCGACGACCCGGAGCTGCGCGGCGAGATCGCGGCCGCGGTGGAGGAGGCCAACCAGGCCGTGTCGCGGGCCGAGCAGATCCGCAAGTTCCGGATCCTGCCCGGCGACTTCACCGAGGCCGGCGGGGAGATCACCCCGACGCTGAAGGTCAAGCGCAACGTCGTCGTCGACAAGTACTCCGACGACATCGAGGCCATCTACGACAACGCCTCGCAGAAGGGCTGA